The nucleotide sequence GGCTGGCCGCCTCGCCGGCCCGGCCGCGGGCCTGGTGCGCCTGCCCGAGGTTGGACAGGTTGATCGCCTCCCCGTAGCGGGAGCCGATTTCGCGATACCGGCGCAGCGCCTGGCCGTACTGCCTCGCCGCACCGGGCAGATCGCCCATCTCCCAGTGGACGAGCCCCAGATTGCCCAGCGCGACGGCTTCCCCGGCCGGGCTTCCGGCGCGTCTGCTCAGCTCCAGACCCCGGGAGAACCGCACCGCCGCGGCCGGGAGCCGCCCCGACTGCCAGTACACGCAGCCGAGGTTGCCCAGCACCGCGGCCTGCGCCTCTACCCATCCGGCCCGCCGGGCGAGCACGAGCGCGCCGGTGTGCTCCCGGACGGCCTCCCGGTACCGCCCTTGGCGAAAACCCAAGTCCGCCAAGCTGAACCGGGCGGACACACGGGCGCGGAGATCGCCGTCTTCCTCGGCGGCGGACAACGCCGCCGCGGCGGCCGCCCGCCACTCCACTTGCCGTGACGACATCCAGAAATAGCCGCGCAGGGCGTCGGCCAGCAGCCAGGCCACCGGACGCGGACCGGTCCGCGCCGCGTCCTCGACGACGGCGACGAGGTTGCCCAGTTCGGCTTCCAGCCATTCCGCCGCGTTCTCCTTGGCCCCGGCGGGAACCGGGCCGTCCGGCACGGACAGCGGGAAACGGAACATGTGCGGGTAAACGATTTTCGCCGCCTGGTCGGCTCCACGCAGATACCACTCGTGCAGGCGGCGCCGGGCGGATCCGGTCTCGGCCGGGGATTCCCGCAGGCGATCGGCGGCATAACGGCGGAGCAGGTCGTGGAAGTGGTAGCGGTCCGGCGCGTGTTGTTCGACGAGATGCGCGCTCGCGAGGGTGTCCAGCATCGGGCCCGCCCGTTCTTCGCCGGTCAGGATCTCGACCGCTTCGACGCCGATGTCGTTGCCCGGCACCAGGCTCAGCAGCCGGAACAACCGGCGCGTGGCGGTGGGCAAGGCCGCGTACGACAGATCGAAGGCGGTCCGGACGGCGATCTGCTCGTCGCCCGGCACGGCCAGCGCGGCGAGCAGATTGCCTTTGCGCAGCTCGATGGCGTAGTCCTCGATGCCGCTACCGGGATCTTCGGCCAGGTTCGCCGCGGCGATCCTCAGCGCCAGCGGCAGATACGCGCACAGCCCGGCCACCTCGGCGGCCGCTGCGTATTCGGCTCGGACCCAGTCGGCACCGAGCACACGCGCGAGCAGTTCCAGCGCCTCGCCGGGTTCGAGCATGCCCAGCGTGAGCCGCCGGGCGCCGTGGAGGGCGACCAGCCCGGCCATCCGGTCCCTGGCGGTGACCAGCACGAGGCATCCCGGCCCGGCGGGCAGCAGCGGCCGGACCTGATCGACGTCCACGGCGTTGTCCAGTACCACCAGCGCCTTCCGGTCGGTCATCAGCGTCCGGTACAGCGCGGACGCGGTCTCCGTGTCCGCGGGCAGGCGTTCGGCGGGGACGTCCAGCGCGGCCAGGAACCGGGTGAGCACTTCGAGCGCCGTCGCGGGCGCTCCGGCGGAATGGCCGCGCAGATTCGCGTAGAACTGCCCGTCCGGGAACCGGTCCTTCACGCGGTGACCCCAGTGCACGGCCAACGCGGTCTTCCCGGCCCCCGCGGGCCCGGTGACGGCCGCCAGTGCCACGGCGCCGCCGGAGTTCCCGGCCCGTGGCATCAGTTGGTCCAAAATGGACAGTTCGAGTATCCGGCCGGTGAACCCGGACGGTTCGGCGGGCAACTGCCGGGGAACGCGGGCGGCCGGGCGCGGATCCGGAAGCGGTTCCCCGTCTTCGAGCAGCGCGGCATGCGCCGCGGCGAGTTCCGGCCCGGGTTCGACGCCCAGTTCCTCGACGAGCCGCTCGCGAACCTCCTGGAAGAGCCGGAAAGCCGTCGCCCGCTGGCCCGTGGCGTGGTACGCGCGGATCAACCGGGCCTGTGCGGGCTCGTCCAGCGGCTGGTCCGCCGCGGCTTCGGCCAATTCGGTCACTACGTCGTCGGCGGCGCCGATCGCGAGCATGGCGTCGCCGTAGCGGGCGAGCAGCGCGCGGCGTTCCGCGAGTAACGCCATGACCTTCGGATGCGTTGCGAGCGAAGGGATATCGGCCAGTGGCCTGCCACGCCACCAGCGCAGGGCCTCGCCGAACAACGCCGCGGCACGGCCGCTCTCTCCGTCGCGCTGGGCGTCGTTCGCCTCGGCGACAAGCCCGCGCACGTGGGGCAGGTCGATCTCGACGGCGTCCCAGCGCACCGCGTAGCCACCGCCGACATGCGGCAGGATCTCGCTCCCGGACCGCGACGGACGGCCGGGTTCCAGCAGCCGCCGCAGGTGTTTGACGTGCGTCTGGAGCACGTTCACCGCGCTGCGCGGCGGTCGTTCGCCCCACAGCGCGTCGAGCAGTTCCTGCTTGGACATCGCCTCGCCACCGGCGAGCACCAGCAACCCCAGGACGGCACGGCGACCCGGTGGGCCGAGGTCGACTTCCTTCCCGGCCAGCCAGACGCGCAGCGAGCCCAGTACCTGGATCCGCACAGCCACCGGCAGGAACGTAGCGAGCGGTCCCGCGCCGCACAAGGACGAACGGCGGAAAGAACCCCGCTGCGCCCGGCTTTGGGGCCGCTCAGGCTAATGCCCCGCGGGCGCGAGGTCGTGACCGTTCCAGGTGAACCGGGCCGTGGTGACCGCGTCGTCACCGTCGCCGCCGGTGATGAGCTGGTGGATTCCGACGCCGCCGAGTTCGGCGTAGGTGCACCATTCGTGGTCCGACGTCAGCATCAGGTCCAGGTCGAGTTCGGACAGCAGGCCGAACACCTGCCCCCGGTTGGTGGTGTCGACGCCGACGAACACCTCGTCGAGCAGGATGACCCTCGGTGCTTCGGGCGCGGCCTGGTAGTGCGCGGCGACGGCGGCGAACAGCGGCAGATGCAGCGCGATCGCCTTCTCCCCACCGGAAAGCGCGCCGTGCAGTTTCTTGGTCAGCAGCTGCCATCCCGCGCCGTTCGCGCGGTCCACCTTGACCACGAACCGGTGCCAGGACGTGTAGTCGAAGACCTGCGCGAGCTGCTGTTCCCAGCTGGTCGCCGTGTCGTCCGCCTTCGCCTGTTCGACGCGTTCCCGGAAGAACTTGTGCAGGGACGCGCGATCCTCGGCGGTCAGCTGATCCGGATCCTTCAGCAGCAGATCCCGCGCGGTCTTGGTGCCCGGCGGCAGATCGGGGGAGACCTGCCAGACCAGCCGGACGGCGACCCTGGACGCGGTCCGCACGCGTTCCAGCCGCGCGTTCATGCCGTCGACGAGGTCGTTGGCCTGCCGGATCCGGGCCGCGAGATGGCGGCGCGTGTCGCCGGTCAGCGTCTTGTCGAACAGGTCGCTTTCCCGGTCGGTGATCTCGTGCCTGCTCTGTTCCGCTTCCGCGTAGAGGATCTTCAGCAGTTCGGCCGCGCCGACCCGCAGCCCGTCGACGACGGCGGTGAAGATCTGGACGTCCTCGTCGGTCTCCAGATCGAGTTCCGCCCGCGAGCTGAGAGTGTTCCGGCAGGTGTGCACGGCCTCGGAGAGCCGGTGCAGCGCCTCGCCGAGGTTCCTCGGCGCGTGTGGCACGGACGGCCACGCCGCGGCCACCAGCCGCGCCGTTTCGAGCGCCGACCGCACCCCGTCGGAGGCGGACAGGGTGGCCTGGAACTTCGGCAGATCCTCGATCCCGCCGTCGGCGGGGAAGACGCCGGTCGCGAGCTTCCGGAACCGGTGCGCGGCCGCGTCCTGCTTCTTGGCGGCGTCCTCGCGGGCCCGTGCGTCGGTCGTGCGGCGGACGCCGAGCGCGCCCAACGACACCGCGAGCTCCTTGGCGTCGGCGTTCGCGGCGCGGAGTTCGCCCGAGAGTTCACGCAGTTTCGTGCGAAGCCCCTCGATTTCGGCGAGCACCTCGCGCTGACCGCTGCCCGCGGTTCCTTCGATCGCTTCGAGCATCGCCGTGAGCTTGACGCGTTCGGCCTCCGCCTCGGAAGCCTCGTCCTCGCGCCGGGCCGCGTTCGCCTCCGACCGGTCCGCCTGTTCGGCGCACAGCTCGGCCCGTTGGGTCGCGGTGAGCAGGTTCCCGTGCTCGTACAACCAGTTCTCGCCCTGGTCGGAGTAGGTGCGCAGGGCCGGGGCGAGCGCGGCCAGCGGCGCGCGTTCGGAGGGCAGCCCGCTCTCCGACGCCTGGGCGGTCAGCTCGTGCAGCGCGGTCTTCGCCTCGATCTCCAGCGCGGAGACGGCGGTCTCCAAGTGCCGGACGGCGGCGTCGGCGGCGGTCAACTCGGCCTCGGCCGCGGTCAGTTCTCCCGTCGCGGCAAAGAGATCTTCGTGACTGGGGCGGGCGGCGCGTTCGATCTTGATCAGCTCGCGCCTGCCGCGCAGCGCGGCCAGCTCACTCTCCAGCTCGGCGATGGTCTTCTCGCGGAGAGAGATTTTGTCCCGCAGTCCGGCGATCCGGCGCTCCCGCGCGCGAAGGCGGACGGGCGCGCCGATGTACGCCGGGGCGTCCTTCGCCCAGCTGCCCGACAGGCCGCCCATCCGCCAGGCGCCGTCCGCCCCGATCGCGGCGGGCCCGGCGGGGAGCGTGTCGTCGAAGGCGATCACTTCCAGGATCCGGCGGATCTTCGCCGGGGAAAGCTCCGCGTCGGGTTCGGGTACGAGGACGTCGGCGAGTGACCTGCCGGTGGCCACCGGCAGCGTCCCGGTCTCCGCGAGCACGTCGTGTCCGTCGACGACGCCGTGGGAGTTCACCCAGGCGTCCAGCAGGCCGGCGCCTTCGAGCGCGGCCTCGATCCCCGCCCGGGCGCTTTCCGGGACCGTGCCCGCGAAATCGACCAGGCGCCACAGCGGCGCGCCGCTCATCTCGGTGCGGTCCGTCGTGCGGGTGCGCGGCGGTTCGGGCGTGAGGACGTCCTCCGTTTCGAGCACGCCGGCCTCGACGAGGAGTTCGTCGTGCTCGGCGCGCGCGGTGGCCAGCGCGGCACCGGTCGCCGTCTCCCGCCGGACGATGTCTTCGAGCACCGTCTCGGCGACGACGCCGAGCCTGCTCACCAGCGAAACCTCCGCCTCGGCATCCCGGACGACCGCTTCCACGTCGGGGAACCGCAGCTCGCGGCAGCCGATCGCCCATTCGGCGAGCCGGGTGCGCAGATCGCTCAGCGCGAGTTCCCGCGTCGCCGTCGTGAGGTCCAGCCGCTCCTGCGCGGCCGAGAAATCCGACCGCGCGCGGTCGAGATCCGCCTCGGCCGCGTGACGCCGCCCGACCGCGAGTTCGTGCCTGTCCAGCGCCCGGCCGAGCGTTTCGACCTGGTCGCGCTTGCCGCGGACGGCGGCCTGCAGCAACGGACGGAGCCGGGCCGGTTCACCCAGCCCGGCGACGAGTTCGTCGTGCACCCCGGCCAGGTTCGCGCGGGTCGCGGCGGCACGGACCTCGGTCTCCAGCGAGCGCACGAGATCGGCCTGCCGTTTCGCGACCTGCTTCGCCGCCCGTGAACGCTCCTCGTCGGCGTCCGCCTCGGCACGGAGCCGATCCGCGTCCGCGCGCAGTGCTTCCGCCTTTTCGCGCGTGGACAGGGCCCGTTGCCGCAGCTTGTCGAGCTCCTGGCCCTTGCGGTACGACTCGGATTCGGTCAGCCCGGACAGGCGGGCTTCGGTCTCCTCGACGTCCTTTTCGAGCTTCGCCGCCCGTTCCTCGGCGGCTTCCTTCTTCGCGGCGACCTCGTCGTACTCCTCCGCCGAACGGCGGGCGGCCGCGGCGAGTTCGTCGAGTTCGGTGGTCGCGGCGATGAGGTTCGCGGCGCCCGCGCGCAGCACACGCTGGGCGTAGGTCTTCTGCCGCGCGGCGAGCGCGCGGGTCGCGTCGACTTCGGTCTCCAGCGAGCCCAGCCGTTCGCGTTGCGCGTCGAGCCGCTCGAAACCCTCGGCGAGATCCGCGATCTCCTGCTGCCCCAACGGAGGAAGCGCGCGGGAGAGCAGATTGGACAGCAGGCTCGGGTCGAGCCGCTGCGAGAGCTTGGGCATCCGCAGCTGGAGCAGCGCGGTGATCAGCGCGTCGTAGCGCTGTTCGCTCAAGGTGGGGAACAGTTTCGCGCGGATCGCCGCGCGGTACTCGGCCGCGCCGTCGTGCACGGTGCCGTGGTCGCCGAGGGCTTCCTCCAGCGCGTTCTTGGTCAGCGGCTGGCCTGCCTCGTTGACCAGCGGCAAACCGTCGCCCACGCGCAGATCGGTGGTGAAGAAGTCGGCGTGCACCGTGCTGGTGTGCGTGCTGGCCTGAAGCCGCGCGCCGCAGGTGAACCATTTCTCGCCCGCCATGCCGAATTCGAGCCAGACGTACCCGACGCGGGTGGCGCCGGAAGCGCCCTCGCCCATCAGGTTCCAGTGCATGCTGCGTTCGCTGGTGCCGAAGGTCGACAGCCGGTTGGCGCGCAGGCTCGCGTCGAACAGGAACGGCAGCAGCAGCTCCAGCGCCTTCGACTTCCCGCTCCCGTTGGGCCCGCGCAACAGCAGGC is from Amycolatopsis lurida and encodes:
- a CDS encoding AfsR/SARP family transcriptional regulator — protein: MAVRIQVLGSLRVWLAGKEVDLGPPGRRAVLGLLVLAGGEAMSKQELLDALWGERPPRSAVNVLQTHVKHLRRLLEPGRPSRSGSEILPHVGGGYAVRWDAVEIDLPHVRGLVAEANDAQRDGESGRAAALFGEALRWWRGRPLADIPSLATHPKVMALLAERRALLARYGDAMLAIGAADDVVTELAEAAADQPLDEPAQARLIRAYHATGQRATAFRLFQEVRERLVEELGVEPGPELAAAHAALLEDGEPLPDPRPAARVPRQLPAEPSGFTGRILELSILDQLMPRAGNSGGAVALAAVTGPAGAGKTALAVHWGHRVKDRFPDGQFYANLRGHSAGAPATALEVLTRFLAALDVPAERLPADTETASALYRTLMTDRKALVVLDNAVDVDQVRPLLPAGPGCLVLVTARDRMAGLVALHGARRLTLGMLEPGEALELLARVLGADWVRAEYAAAAEVAGLCAYLPLALRIAAANLAEDPGSGIEDYAIELRKGNLLAALAVPGDEQIAVRTAFDLSYAALPTATRRLFRLLSLVPGNDIGVEAVEILTGEERAGPMLDTLASAHLVEQHAPDRYHFHDLLRRYAADRLRESPAETGSARRRLHEWYLRGADQAAKIVYPHMFRFPLSVPDGPVPAGAKENAAEWLEAELGNLVAVVEDAARTGPRPVAWLLADALRGYFWMSSRQVEWRAAAAAALSAAEEDGDLRARVSARFSLADLGFRQGRYREAVREHTGALVLARRAGWVEAQAAVLGNLGCVYWQSGRLPAAAVRFSRGLELSRRAGSPAGEAVALGNLGLVHWEMGDLPGAARQYGQALRRYREIGSRYGEAINLSNLGQAHQARGRAGEAASLLAKALALHREAGNRAGEAETLGRLASVYCDLGRLTDALDHAREGLRLARETGEPRGEGEALVALAGVHQRVGHRQDAVRRYRQAVTLLRETGDRYPEVDAIIGLATATGDLGQARRALALAERAGYGALRKRAAATIEAIRRT
- a CDS encoding TIGR02680 family protein yields the protein MTVTRWMPSRAGILNIWRYYDEIFEFHDGRLLLRGPNGSGKSKALELLLPFLFDASLRANRLSTFGTSERSMHWNLMGEGASGATRVGYVWLEFGMAGEKWFTCGARLQASTHTSTVHADFFTTDLRVGDGLPLVNEAGQPLTKNALEEALGDHGTVHDGAAEYRAAIRAKLFPTLSEQRYDALITALLQLRMPKLSQRLDPSLLSNLLSRALPPLGQQEIADLAEGFERLDAQRERLGSLETEVDATRALAARQKTYAQRVLRAGAANLIAATTELDELAAAARRSAEEYDEVAAKKEAAEERAAKLEKDVEETEARLSGLTESESYRKGQELDKLRQRALSTREKAEALRADADRLRAEADADEERSRAAKQVAKRQADLVRSLETEVRAAATRANLAGVHDELVAGLGEPARLRPLLQAAVRGKRDQVETLGRALDRHELAVGRRHAAEADLDRARSDFSAAQERLDLTTATRELALSDLRTRLAEWAIGCRELRFPDVEAVVRDAEAEVSLVSRLGVVAETVLEDIVRRETATGAALATARAEHDELLVEAGVLETEDVLTPEPPRTRTTDRTEMSGAPLWRLVDFAGTVPESARAGIEAALEGAGLLDAWVNSHGVVDGHDVLAETGTLPVATGRSLADVLVPEPDAELSPAKIRRILEVIAFDDTLPAGPAAIGADGAWRMGGLSGSWAKDAPAYIGAPVRLRARERRIAGLRDKISLREKTIAELESELAALRGRRELIKIERAARPSHEDLFAATGELTAAEAELTAADAAVRHLETAVSALEIEAKTALHELTAQASESGLPSERAPLAALAPALRTYSDQGENWLYEHGNLLTATQRAELCAEQADRSEANAARREDEASEAEAERVKLTAMLEAIEGTAGSGQREVLAEIEGLRTKLRELSGELRAANADAKELAVSLGALGVRRTTDARAREDAAKKQDAAAHRFRKLATGVFPADGGIEDLPKFQATLSASDGVRSALETARLVAAAWPSVPHAPRNLGEALHRLSEAVHTCRNTLSSRAELDLETDEDVQIFTAVVDGLRVGAAELLKILYAEAEQSRHEITDRESDLFDKTLTGDTRRHLAARIRQANDLVDGMNARLERVRTASRVAVRLVWQVSPDLPPGTKTARDLLLKDPDQLTAEDRASLHKFFRERVEQAKADDTATSWEQQLAQVFDYTSWHRFVVKVDRANGAGWQLLTKKLHGALSGGEKAIALHLPLFAAVAAHYQAAPEAPRVILLDEVFVGVDTTNRGQVFGLLSELDLDLMLTSDHEWCTYAELGGVGIHQLITGGDGDDAVTTARFTWNGHDLAPAGH